One genomic segment of Manis pentadactyla isolate mManPen7 chromosome 1, mManPen7.hap1, whole genome shotgun sequence includes these proteins:
- the LOC118908457 gene encoding transmembrane reductase CYB561D2 isoform X1, translated as MRVLADRPSVIYCTCCLSWLQPLACRSMALSMETESHIFRALRTASGAAAHLVALGFTIFVTVLARPGSSLFSWHPVFMSVAFSFLMTEALLVFSPESSLLRPLSRKARARCHWLLQLLALLCALLGLGLVILHKEQLGKGHLATWHGRAGLLAVLWAGLQCSGGVGLLYPKLLPRWPLAKLKLYHATSGLVGYLLGCASLLLGMCSLWFTATVTGGVWYLALLCPVITSLVIMNQVSNAYLYRKRMQP; from the exons ATGCGGGTACTCGCTGACAGGCCGTCGGTCATCTACTGTACCTGTTGCCTGTCCTG GCTGCAGCCACTGGCCTGCCGGAGCATGGCCCTTTCCATGGAGACCGAGTCGCACATCTTCCGAGCTCTGCGCACTGCCTCTGGGGCTGCTGCCCACCTCGTGGCCCTGGGATTCACCATCTTTGTGACTGTTCTTGCCAGGCCTGGCTCCA GCCTGTTCTCCTGGCACCCTGTGTTTATGTCGGTGGCT TTCTCCTTCCTGATGACCGAGGCTTTGCTGGTGTTCTCTCCTGAGAGTTCGCTGCTGCGTCCCCTCTCACGGAAGGCCCGGGCACGCTGCCACTGGCTGCTGCAACTGCTGGCCCTGCTGTGTGCgctgctgggcctgggcctggtcaTCCTCCACAAGGAACAACTTGGCAAAGGCCACCTGGCCACGTGGCATGGGAGGGCAGGGCTGCTAGctgtgctgtgggcagggctgcagtgCTCAGGTGGGGTGGGGTTGCTGTACCCCAAACTGCTGCCCCGGTGGCCCCTGGCCAAGCTCAAGCTGTATCATGCCACTTCTGGGCTAGTGGGCTACCTTCTGGGGTGTGCCAGCCTCTTGCTGGGCATGTGTTCACTCTGGTTCACTGCCACAGTTACTGGTGGGGTCTGGTACCTAGCTCTGCTGTGCCCTGTCATTACCAGCTTGGTCATCATGAACCAGGTGAGCAACGCTTACCTGTATCGCAAAAGGATGCAGCCATGA
- the LOC118908457 gene encoding transmembrane reductase CYB561D2 isoform X2 — protein sequence MALSMETESHIFRALRTASGAAAHLVALGFTIFVTVLARPGSSLFSWHPVFMSVAFSFLMTEALLVFSPESSLLRPLSRKARARCHWLLQLLALLCALLGLGLVILHKEQLGKGHLATWHGRAGLLAVLWAGLQCSGGVGLLYPKLLPRWPLAKLKLYHATSGLVGYLLGCASLLLGMCSLWFTATVTGGVWYLALLCPVITSLVIMNQVSNAYLYRKRMQP from the exons ATGGCCCTTTCCATGGAGACCGAGTCGCACATCTTCCGAGCTCTGCGCACTGCCTCTGGGGCTGCTGCCCACCTCGTGGCCCTGGGATTCACCATCTTTGTGACTGTTCTTGCCAGGCCTGGCTCCA GCCTGTTCTCCTGGCACCCTGTGTTTATGTCGGTGGCT TTCTCCTTCCTGATGACCGAGGCTTTGCTGGTGTTCTCTCCTGAGAGTTCGCTGCTGCGTCCCCTCTCACGGAAGGCCCGGGCACGCTGCCACTGGCTGCTGCAACTGCTGGCCCTGCTGTGTGCgctgctgggcctgggcctggtcaTCCTCCACAAGGAACAACTTGGCAAAGGCCACCTGGCCACGTGGCATGGGAGGGCAGGGCTGCTAGctgtgctgtgggcagggctgcagtgCTCAGGTGGGGTGGGGTTGCTGTACCCCAAACTGCTGCCCCGGTGGCCCCTGGCCAAGCTCAAGCTGTATCATGCCACTTCTGGGCTAGTGGGCTACCTTCTGGGGTGTGCCAGCCTCTTGCTGGGCATGTGTTCACTCTGGTTCACTGCCACAGTTACTGGTGGGGTCTGGTACCTAGCTCTGCTGTGCCCTGTCATTACCAGCTTGGTCATCATGAACCAGGTGAGCAACGCTTACCTGTATCGCAAAAGGATGCAGCCATGA
- the NPRL2 gene encoding GATOR complex protein NPRL2 isoform X1 gives MGSGCRIECIFFSEFHPTLGPKITYQVPEDFISRELFDTVQVYIITKPELQNKLITVTAMEKKLIGCPVCIEHKKYSRNALLFNLGFVCDAQAKTCALEPIVKKLAGYLTTLELESSFVSTEESKQKLVPIMTILLEELNASGRCTLPIDESNTIHLKVIEQRPDPPVAQEYDVPVFTKDKEDFFNSQWDLTTQQILPYIDGFRHVQKISAEADVELNLVRIAIQNLLYYNVVTLVSVFQVGESAVWYSNVYCPTPKVQDLVDDKSLQEACLSYVTKQGHKRAGLRDVFQLYCSLSPGTTVRDLIGRHPQQLQHVDERKLIQFGLMKNFIRRLQKYPVRVSREDRGHPARLYTGCHSYDEICCKTGMSYHELDERLENDPNIIICWK, from the exons ATGGGTAGCGGCTGCCGCATCGAATGCATATTCTTCAGCGAGTTCCACCCCACGCTAGGACCCAAGATCACCTATCAG GTCCCTGAGGACTTCATCTCCCGGGAGCTGTTTGACACAGTCCAGGTGTACATCATCACCAAGCCAGAGCTGCAGAACAAGCTCATCACTGT CACAGCCATGGAGAAGAAACTGATCGGCTGCCCTGTGTGCATTGAGCACAAGAAGTACAGCCGCAATGCCTTGCTCTTCAACCTGGGCTTCGTGTGTGATGCCCAGGCCAAGACCTGTGCTCTTGAGCCCATCGTCAAAAAGCTGGCTGGCTACCTGACCACACTGGAG CTCGAGAGCAGCTTTGTGTCCACGGAGGAGAGCAAACAGAAGCTGGTGCCCATCATGACCATCTTGCTGGAAGAGCTAAATGCCTCAGGCCGGTGTACTCTGCCCATTG ACGAGTCCAACACCATCCACTTGAAGGTAATTGAGCAGCGGCCTGACCCTCCTGTGGCCCAGGAGTATGATGTGCCCGTCTTTACCAAGGACAAGGAGGATTTCTTCAACTCACAGTGGGACCTCACCACACAACAG ATCCTGCCCTACATTGATGGTTTCCGCCATGTCCAGAAGATCTCAGCCGAGGCAGATGTGGAGCTCAACCTGGTGCGCATCGCCATCCAGAACCTGCT GTACTACAATGTTGTGACACTTGTGTCCGTCTTCCAGGTAGGTGAGTCTGCAGTCTGG TACTCCAACGTGTACTGCCCGACACCCAAGGTCCAGGACCTGGTAGATGACAAGTCCCTGCAGGAGGCATGCCTATCCTATGTGACCAAGCAAG GGCACAAGCGAGCGGGTCTCCGGGACGTGTTCCAGCTCTACTGCAGCCTGAGTCCAGGCACTACTGTGAGAGACCTCATTGGCCGCCACCCCCAGCAGCTGCAGCACGTTGATGAAAG GAAGCTGATCCAGTTTGGACTCATGAAGAACTTCATTCGGCGACTACAGAAGTATCCCGTGCGGGTGTCTCGAGAGGACCGGGGCCACCCTGCCCGCCTTTACACAGGATGCCACAGCTATGATGAGATCTGCTGCAAGACAG GCATGAGCTACCATGAGCTTGATGAACGGCTGGAAAACGACCCCAACATTATCATCTGCTGGAAGTGA
- the NPRL2 gene encoding GATOR complex protein NPRL2 isoform X2, translated as MGSGCRIECIFFSEFHPTLGPKITYQVPEDFISRELFDTVQVYIITKPELQNKLITVTAMEKKLIGCPVCIEHKKYSRNALLFNLGFVCDAQAKTCALEPIVKKLAGYLTTLELESSFVSTEESKQKLVPIMTILLEELNASGRCTLPIDESNTIHLKVIEQRPDPPVAQEYDVPVFTKDKEDFFNSQWDLTTQQILPYIDGFRHVQKISAEADVELNLVRIAIQNLLYYNVVTLVSVFQYSNVYCPTPKVQDLVDDKSLQEACLSYVTKQGHKRAGLRDVFQLYCSLSPGTTVRDLIGRHPQQLQHVDERKLIQFGLMKNFIRRLQKYPVRVSREDRGHPARLYTGCHSYDEICCKTGMSYHELDERLENDPNIIICWK; from the exons ATGGGTAGCGGCTGCCGCATCGAATGCATATTCTTCAGCGAGTTCCACCCCACGCTAGGACCCAAGATCACCTATCAG GTCCCTGAGGACTTCATCTCCCGGGAGCTGTTTGACACAGTCCAGGTGTACATCATCACCAAGCCAGAGCTGCAGAACAAGCTCATCACTGT CACAGCCATGGAGAAGAAACTGATCGGCTGCCCTGTGTGCATTGAGCACAAGAAGTACAGCCGCAATGCCTTGCTCTTCAACCTGGGCTTCGTGTGTGATGCCCAGGCCAAGACCTGTGCTCTTGAGCCCATCGTCAAAAAGCTGGCTGGCTACCTGACCACACTGGAG CTCGAGAGCAGCTTTGTGTCCACGGAGGAGAGCAAACAGAAGCTGGTGCCCATCATGACCATCTTGCTGGAAGAGCTAAATGCCTCAGGCCGGTGTACTCTGCCCATTG ACGAGTCCAACACCATCCACTTGAAGGTAATTGAGCAGCGGCCTGACCCTCCTGTGGCCCAGGAGTATGATGTGCCCGTCTTTACCAAGGACAAGGAGGATTTCTTCAACTCACAGTGGGACCTCACCACACAACAG ATCCTGCCCTACATTGATGGTTTCCGCCATGTCCAGAAGATCTCAGCCGAGGCAGATGTGGAGCTCAACCTGGTGCGCATCGCCATCCAGAACCTGCT GTACTACAATGTTGTGACACTTGTGTCCGTCTTCCAG TACTCCAACGTGTACTGCCCGACACCCAAGGTCCAGGACCTGGTAGATGACAAGTCCCTGCAGGAGGCATGCCTATCCTATGTGACCAAGCAAG GGCACAAGCGAGCGGGTCTCCGGGACGTGTTCCAGCTCTACTGCAGCCTGAGTCCAGGCACTACTGTGAGAGACCTCATTGGCCGCCACCCCCAGCAGCTGCAGCACGTTGATGAAAG GAAGCTGATCCAGTTTGGACTCATGAAGAACTTCATTCGGCGACTACAGAAGTATCCCGTGCGGGTGTCTCGAGAGGACCGGGGCCACCCTGCCCGCCTTTACACAGGATGCCACAGCTATGATGAGATCTGCTGCAAGACAG GCATGAGCTACCATGAGCTTGATGAACGGCTGGAAAACGACCCCAACATTATCATCTGCTGGAAGTGA
- the NPRL2 gene encoding GATOR complex protein NPRL2 isoform X3, which translates to MEKKLIGCPVCIEHKKYSRNALLFNLGFVCDAQAKTCALEPIVKKLAGYLTTLELESSFVSTEESKQKLVPIMTILLEELNASGRCTLPIDESNTIHLKVIEQRPDPPVAQEYDVPVFTKDKEDFFNSQWDLTTQQILPYIDGFRHVQKISAEADVELNLVRIAIQNLLYYNVVTLVSVFQVGESAVWYSNVYCPTPKVQDLVDDKSLQEACLSYVTKQGHKRAGLRDVFQLYCSLSPGTTVRDLIGRHPQQLQHVDERKLIQFGLMKNFIRRLQKYPVRVSREDRGHPARLYTGCHSYDEICCKTGMSYHELDERLENDPNIIICWK; encoded by the exons ATGGAGAAGAAACTGATCGGCTGCCCTGTGTGCATTGAGCACAAGAAGTACAGCCGCAATGCCTTGCTCTTCAACCTGGGCTTCGTGTGTGATGCCCAGGCCAAGACCTGTGCTCTTGAGCCCATCGTCAAAAAGCTGGCTGGCTACCTGACCACACTGGAG CTCGAGAGCAGCTTTGTGTCCACGGAGGAGAGCAAACAGAAGCTGGTGCCCATCATGACCATCTTGCTGGAAGAGCTAAATGCCTCAGGCCGGTGTACTCTGCCCATTG ACGAGTCCAACACCATCCACTTGAAGGTAATTGAGCAGCGGCCTGACCCTCCTGTGGCCCAGGAGTATGATGTGCCCGTCTTTACCAAGGACAAGGAGGATTTCTTCAACTCACAGTGGGACCTCACCACACAACAG ATCCTGCCCTACATTGATGGTTTCCGCCATGTCCAGAAGATCTCAGCCGAGGCAGATGTGGAGCTCAACCTGGTGCGCATCGCCATCCAGAACCTGCT GTACTACAATGTTGTGACACTTGTGTCCGTCTTCCAGGTAGGTGAGTCTGCAGTCTGG TACTCCAACGTGTACTGCCCGACACCCAAGGTCCAGGACCTGGTAGATGACAAGTCCCTGCAGGAGGCATGCCTATCCTATGTGACCAAGCAAG GGCACAAGCGAGCGGGTCTCCGGGACGTGTTCCAGCTCTACTGCAGCCTGAGTCCAGGCACTACTGTGAGAGACCTCATTGGCCGCCACCCCCAGCAGCTGCAGCACGTTGATGAAAG GAAGCTGATCCAGTTTGGACTCATGAAGAACTTCATTCGGCGACTACAGAAGTATCCCGTGCGGGTGTCTCGAGAGGACCGGGGCCACCCTGCCCGCCTTTACACAGGATGCCACAGCTATGATGAGATCTGCTGCAAGACAG GCATGAGCTACCATGAGCTTGATGAACGGCTGGAAAACGACCCCAACATTATCATCTGCTGGAAGTGA
- the ZMYND10 gene encoding zinc finger MYND domain-containing protein 10 isoform X3, whose amino-acid sequence MGDLELLLPGEAAVLVRGLRSFPLRDVGSGGWNQQHESLEKLNMQAILDATARQDEPIQELLVTHGKVPTLVEELIAVETWKQRVLPVLCGLEDFKPQNTFPIYMVVHHEASIINLLETVFFHKEVCESAEDTILDLVDYCHRKLTLLVAQSGCGGPPEEEESQHSTPMQELQKQAERMDFEIALKALSVLRYITDCVDSLSLSTLSRMLSTHNLPCLLVELLEHSPWSRCRRGKLQRFEGGRWQTVASSEQQKLSKLDGQVWIALYNLLLSPEARARYCLTSFAKGQLLKLRAFLTDTLLDQLPNLADLQGFLAHLALAETQPLKKDLVLEQIPEIRERLEQENRGKWQAIAKHQLRHVFSPSEQDLRLQARRPS is encoded by the exons ATGGGCGACCTGGAGCTGCTGCTGCCCGGGGAGGCGGCCGTGCTCGTGCGGGGACTGCGCAGCTTCCCGCTGCGCGACGTGGGCTCCGGAGG GTGGAACCAGCAGCACGAGAGCCTGGAGAAGCTGAACATGCAGGCCATCCTCGATGCCACAGCCCGGCAGGACGAGCCCATCCAGGAGCTGCTGGTCACCCACGGGAAG GTCCCCACACTGGTGGAGGAGCTGATCGCAGTGGAGACGTGGAAGCAGCGGGTGCTCCCCGTGCTGTGCGGGCTGGAGGACTTCAAGCCCCAGAACACTTTTCCGATATACATGGTG GTACACCATGAGGCCTCTATCATCAACCTCCTCGAGACGGTGTTCTTCCACAAG gAGGTATGCGagtcagcagaggacaccattTTGGACTTGGTGGACTACTGCCACCGCAAACTGACTCTGTTGGTGGCCCAGAGTGGCTGTGGTGGCCCCCCTGAGGAGGAGGAGTCCCAGCACAGCACCCCCATGCAG GAGCTGCAGAAACAGGCAGAACGGATGGACTTTGAGATTGCACTGAAGGCTCTCTCTGTGCTGCGCTACATCACAGACTGTGTGGACAG CCTTTCCCTAAGCACATTGAGCCGCATGCTCAGCACCCACAACCTGCCCTGCCTCCTAGTGGAGCTGCTGGAGCACAGTCCCTGGAGCCGGTGCAGAAGAG GCAAGCTGCAACGATTTGAGGGTGGCCGTTGGCAGACAGTGGCTTCCTCAGAGCAGCAAAAGCTCAGCAAGTTAGATGGGCAGGTATGGATCGCCCTGTACAACCTGCTGCTAAGCCCCGAGGCCCGGGCCCGCTACTGCCTCACAAGCTTTGCCAAGGGACAGCTACTCAAG CTTCGAGCCTTCCTCACAGACACACTGCTCGACCAGCTGCCCAACCTGGCAGACCTGCAGGGTTTCCTGGCCCACCTGGCCCTGGCAGAGACCCAGCCCCTTAAGAAGGACCTGGTGTTGGAGCAG ATCCCAGAAATTCGGGAGCGGCTAGAGCAAGAGAACAGAGGCAAGTGGCAGGCTATTGCTAAGCACCAGCTGCGGCATGTATTCAGCCCCTCAGAGCAGGACCTGCGGCTGCAGGCACGGAG GCCTTCCTGA
- the ZMYND10 gene encoding zinc finger MYND domain-containing protein 10 isoform X1: MGDLELLLPGEAAVLVRGLRSFPLRDVGSGGWNQQHESLEKLNMQAILDATARQDEPIQELLVTHGKVPTLVEELIAVETWKQRVLPVLCGLEDFKPQNTFPIYMVVHHEASIINLLETVFFHKEVCESAEDTILDLVDYCHRKLTLLVAQSGCGGPPEEEESQHSTPMQELQKQAERMDFEIALKALSVLRYITDCVDSLSLSTLSRMLSTHNLPCLLVELLEHSPWSRCRRGKLQRFEGGRWQTVASSEQQKLSKLDGQVWIALYNLLLSPEARARYCLTSFAKGQLLKLRAFLTDTLLDQLPNLADLQGFLAHLALAETQPLKKDLVLEQIPEIRERLEQENRGKWQAIAKHQLRHVFSPSEQDLRLQARRWAATYSLDVLEAVAPEQPHCAHCSAEASKRCSRCQNEWYCCRECQVKHWEKHRKVCVLAPQGDGAK, translated from the exons ATGGGCGACCTGGAGCTGCTGCTGCCCGGGGAGGCGGCCGTGCTCGTGCGGGGACTGCGCAGCTTCCCGCTGCGCGACGTGGGCTCCGGAGG GTGGAACCAGCAGCACGAGAGCCTGGAGAAGCTGAACATGCAGGCCATCCTCGATGCCACAGCCCGGCAGGACGAGCCCATCCAGGAGCTGCTGGTCACCCACGGGAAG GTCCCCACACTGGTGGAGGAGCTGATCGCAGTGGAGACGTGGAAGCAGCGGGTGCTCCCCGTGCTGTGCGGGCTGGAGGACTTCAAGCCCCAGAACACTTTTCCGATATACATGGTG GTACACCATGAGGCCTCTATCATCAACCTCCTCGAGACGGTGTTCTTCCACAAG gAGGTATGCGagtcagcagaggacaccattTTGGACTTGGTGGACTACTGCCACCGCAAACTGACTCTGTTGGTGGCCCAGAGTGGCTGTGGTGGCCCCCCTGAGGAGGAGGAGTCCCAGCACAGCACCCCCATGCAG GAGCTGCAGAAACAGGCAGAACGGATGGACTTTGAGATTGCACTGAAGGCTCTCTCTGTGCTGCGCTACATCACAGACTGTGTGGACAG CCTTTCCCTAAGCACATTGAGCCGCATGCTCAGCACCCACAACCTGCCCTGCCTCCTAGTGGAGCTGCTGGAGCACAGTCCCTGGAGCCGGTGCAGAAGAG GCAAGCTGCAACGATTTGAGGGTGGCCGTTGGCAGACAGTGGCTTCCTCAGAGCAGCAAAAGCTCAGCAAGTTAGATGGGCAGGTATGGATCGCCCTGTACAACCTGCTGCTAAGCCCCGAGGCCCGGGCCCGCTACTGCCTCACAAGCTTTGCCAAGGGACAGCTACTCAAG CTTCGAGCCTTCCTCACAGACACACTGCTCGACCAGCTGCCCAACCTGGCAGACCTGCAGGGTTTCCTGGCCCACCTGGCCCTGGCAGAGACCCAGCCCCTTAAGAAGGACCTGGTGTTGGAGCAG ATCCCAGAAATTCGGGAGCGGCTAGAGCAAGAGAACAGAGGCAAGTGGCAGGCTATTGCTAAGCACCAGCTGCGGCATGTATTCAGCCCCTCAGAGCAGGACCTGCGGCTGCAGGCACGGAG GTGGGCTGCCACTTACAGCCTGGATGTGCTAGAGGCAGTGGCTCCGGAGCAGCCCCACTGTGCCCACTGCAGCGCAGAGGCCTCCAAGCGCTGCTCGCGATGCCAGAATGAGTGGTACTGCTGCAG GGAGTGCCAAGTCAAGCACTGGGAGAAGCACAGAAAGGTTTGCGTCCTGGCACCCCAGGGCGATGGAGCCAAGTGA
- the ZMYND10 gene encoding zinc finger MYND domain-containing protein 10 isoform X2, whose product MGDLELLLPGEAAVLVRGLRSFPLRDVGSGGWNQQHESLEKLNMQAILDATARQDEPIQELLVTHGKVPTLVEELIAVETWKQRVLPVLCGLEDFKPQNTFPIYMVVHHEASIINLLETVFFHKEVCESAEDTILDLVDYCHRKLTLLVAQSGCGGPPEEEESQHSTPMQELQKQAERMDFEIALKALSVLRYITDCVDSLSLSTLSRMLSTHNLPCLLVELLEHSPWSRCRRALLSLVSLAPLQLRAFLTDTLLDQLPNLADLQGFLAHLALAETQPLKKDLVLEQIPEIRERLEQENRGKWQAIAKHQLRHVFSPSEQDLRLQARRWAATYSLDVLEAVAPEQPHCAHCSAEASKRCSRCQNEWYCCRECQVKHWEKHRKVCVLAPQGDGAK is encoded by the exons ATGGGCGACCTGGAGCTGCTGCTGCCCGGGGAGGCGGCCGTGCTCGTGCGGGGACTGCGCAGCTTCCCGCTGCGCGACGTGGGCTCCGGAGG GTGGAACCAGCAGCACGAGAGCCTGGAGAAGCTGAACATGCAGGCCATCCTCGATGCCACAGCCCGGCAGGACGAGCCCATCCAGGAGCTGCTGGTCACCCACGGGAAG GTCCCCACACTGGTGGAGGAGCTGATCGCAGTGGAGACGTGGAAGCAGCGGGTGCTCCCCGTGCTGTGCGGGCTGGAGGACTTCAAGCCCCAGAACACTTTTCCGATATACATGGTG GTACACCATGAGGCCTCTATCATCAACCTCCTCGAGACGGTGTTCTTCCACAAG gAGGTATGCGagtcagcagaggacaccattTTGGACTTGGTGGACTACTGCCACCGCAAACTGACTCTGTTGGTGGCCCAGAGTGGCTGTGGTGGCCCCCCTGAGGAGGAGGAGTCCCAGCACAGCACCCCCATGCAG GAGCTGCAGAAACAGGCAGAACGGATGGACTTTGAGATTGCACTGAAGGCTCTCTCTGTGCTGCGCTACATCACAGACTGTGTGGACAG CCTTTCCCTAAGCACATTGAGCCGCATGCTCAGCACCCACAACCTGCCCTGCCTCCTAGTGGAGCTGCTGGAGCACAGTCCCTGGAGCCGGTGCAGAAGAG CGCTGCTCTCACTGGTCTCCCTGGCACCCCTGCAGCTTCGAGCCTTCCTCACAGACACACTGCTCGACCAGCTGCCCAACCTGGCAGACCTGCAGGGTTTCCTGGCCCACCTGGCCCTGGCAGAGACCCAGCCCCTTAAGAAGGACCTGGTGTTGGAGCAG ATCCCAGAAATTCGGGAGCGGCTAGAGCAAGAGAACAGAGGCAAGTGGCAGGCTATTGCTAAGCACCAGCTGCGGCATGTATTCAGCCCCTCAGAGCAGGACCTGCGGCTGCAGGCACGGAG GTGGGCTGCCACTTACAGCCTGGATGTGCTAGAGGCAGTGGCTCCGGAGCAGCCCCACTGTGCCCACTGCAGCGCAGAGGCCTCCAAGCGCTGCTCGCGATGCCAGAATGAGTGGTACTGCTGCAG GGAGTGCCAAGTCAAGCACTGGGAGAAGCACAGAAAGGTTTGCGTCCTGGCACCCCAGGGCGATGGAGCCAAGTGA
- the RASSF1 gene encoding ras association domain-containing protein 1 isoform X1, which yields MSTEPELIELRELAPASRAGPGRTRLERANALRIAPGTARNLARQVVPGRGHRFHPAGPATHTWCDLCGDFIWGVVRKGLQCAHCKFTCHYRCRALVCLDCSGPRDLDWEPALERDTNVDEPVEWETPDLSQTEVEQKIKEYNGQINSNLFMSLNKDGSYTGFIKVQLKLVRPVSVPSSKKPPSLQDARRGPGRGPAVRRRTSFYLPKDAVKHLHVLSRTRAREVIEALLRKFLVVDDPRKFALFERAERHGQVYLRKLADDEHPLRLRLLAGPSEKALSFVLKENDSGEVNWDAFSMPELHNFLRILQREEEEHLRHILQKYSYCRQKIQEALHACPLG from the exons ATGTCCACCGAACCCGAGCTCATTGAGTTGCGGGAGCTGGCACCCGCGAGCCGCGCCGGCCCTGGCCGCACCCGGTTGGAGCGCGCCAACGCGCTGCGCATCGCGCCGGGCACCGCGCGCAACCTGGCACGGCAGGTGGTCCCGGGTCGCGGCCACCGCTTCCACCCCGCGGGGCCTGCCACGCACACGTGGTGCGACCTCTGCGGCGACTTCATCTGGGGCGTCGTGCGCAAGGGTCTGCAGTGCGCGC ATTGCAAGTTCACCTGCCACTATCGCTGTCGCGCGCTCGTCTGCCTGGACTGCAGCGGGCCCCGAGACCTGGACTGGGAACCGGCGCTGGAGCGGGATACGAACGTG GATGAGCCTGTGGAGTGGGAGACACCTGACCTTTCTCAGACAGAGGTTGAGCAGAAGATCAAGGAGTACAATGGTCAGATCAACAGCAACCTCTTCATGAGCCTG AACAAGGACGGCTCCTACACAGGCTTCATCAAGGTTCAGCTGAAGCTGGTGCGTCCTGTCTCAGTGCCTTCCAGCAAGAAGCCACCCTCCTTGCAGGATGCTCGGCGGGGCCCAGGGCGTGGCCCAGCTGTGAGGCGCAGGACTTCCTTCTACCTGCCCAAAGACGCCGTCAAACACCTACATGTGCTGTCACGCACACGGGCACGCGAAGTTATTGAGGCCCTGCTGCGCAAGTTCCTGGTGGTGGATGACCCCCGCAAGTTTGCACTCTTTGAGCGGGCTGAGCGCCATGGCCAAG TGTACCTCCGGAAGCTGGCAGATGACGAGCATCCCCTGCGGCTGCGGCTTCTTGCAGGGCCCAGTGAGAAAGCCCTCAGCTTCGTCCTGAAGGAGAATGACTCTGGGGAAGTGAAC TGGGATGCCTTCAGCATGCCTGAACTGCACAACTTCCTGCGCATCCtgcagcgggaggaagaggaacaccTCCGTCATATCCTGCAGAAATACTCCTATTGCCGCCAAAAGATCCAGGAGGCCCTGCATGCCTGCCCCCTGGGGTGA
- the RASSF1 gene encoding ras association domain-containing protein 1 isoform X2, with amino-acid sequence MGEADTGTPFFEMTWSSTTSSGYCSQEDSDSELEQYFTARTSLARRPRRDQDEPVEWETPDLSQTEVEQKIKEYNGQINSNLFMSLNKDGSYTGFIKVQLKLVRPVSVPSSKKPPSLQDARRGPGRGPAVRRRTSFYLPKDAVKHLHVLSRTRAREVIEALLRKFLVVDDPRKFALFERAERHGQVYLRKLADDEHPLRLRLLAGPSEKALSFVLKENDSGEVNWDAFSMPELHNFLRILQREEEEHLRHILQKYSYCRQKIQEALHACPLG; translated from the exons ATGGGCGAAGCGGATACGGGGACTCCTTTTTTCGAGATGACCTGGAGCAGCACGACAAGCAGTGGTTACTGCAGTCAGGAGGACTCGGACTCGGAGCTCGAGCAGTACTTCACGGCGCGCACCTCGCTGGCGCGCAGGCCGCGCCGGGACCAG GATGAGCCTGTGGAGTGGGAGACACCTGACCTTTCTCAGACAGAGGTTGAGCAGAAGATCAAGGAGTACAATGGTCAGATCAACAGCAACCTCTTCATGAGCCTG AACAAGGACGGCTCCTACACAGGCTTCATCAAGGTTCAGCTGAAGCTGGTGCGTCCTGTCTCAGTGCCTTCCAGCAAGAAGCCACCCTCCTTGCAGGATGCTCGGCGGGGCCCAGGGCGTGGCCCAGCTGTGAGGCGCAGGACTTCCTTCTACCTGCCCAAAGACGCCGTCAAACACCTACATGTGCTGTCACGCACACGGGCACGCGAAGTTATTGAGGCCCTGCTGCGCAAGTTCCTGGTGGTGGATGACCCCCGCAAGTTTGCACTCTTTGAGCGGGCTGAGCGCCATGGCCAAG TGTACCTCCGGAAGCTGGCAGATGACGAGCATCCCCTGCGGCTGCGGCTTCTTGCAGGGCCCAGTGAGAAAGCCCTCAGCTTCGTCCTGAAGGAGAATGACTCTGGGGAAGTGAAC TGGGATGCCTTCAGCATGCCTGAACTGCACAACTTCCTGCGCATCCtgcagcgggaggaagaggaacaccTCCGTCATATCCTGCAGAAATACTCCTATTGCCGCCAAAAGATCCAGGAGGCCCTGCATGCCTGCCCCCTGGGGTGA